From Chloroflexota bacterium, one genomic window encodes:
- a CDS encoding aminopeptidase P family protein yields MTALAERPTIPASRYAERLAAARRLLAEQRLAALLVGVGPDLRYLAGYDAIPLERLTMLVVTADAGTVPTLVAPRLEADPAARSAAAPVGLVSIRTWEESEDPHAIVADLVRATAGRGAVGVPSGGRMSLPSPIVAVTDTLWASHVLRLQAMLPGSRFVRGSTVTAPLRIVKDADEIALLRLAAHAADRVIGAIAAGRLVGRTEADVAREVRDRLMDEGHDTAEFAIVAAGPDSASPHHAASDRRIDTGEPLVLDIGGPLGGYGSDITRVVWVAGGDAAAGPPPEFVAAYDLLRRAQAAATAAVRPGVAPEAIDAAARSIIAAGGHGPAFIHRTGHGIGLEAHEDPYIVAGSSEPLRPGMAFSIEPGIYYPGRWGMRLEDIVVCGEEGPDVLNEADRALRVVDGR; encoded by the coding sequence ATGACCGCGCTCGCCGAGCGCCCGACGATCCCAGCCTCCAGGTACGCGGAGCGGCTCGCCGCCGCCCGCCGACTCCTCGCGGAGCAGCGTCTCGCCGCCCTGCTCGTCGGCGTCGGGCCGGACCTGCGCTACCTCGCCGGCTACGACGCGATCCCGCTCGAGCGCCTGACGATGCTCGTCGTCACTGCCGACGCCGGGACGGTGCCGACGCTCGTGGCCCCTCGCCTCGAGGCGGATCCGGCCGCCCGGTCGGCGGCGGCGCCGGTAGGTCTCGTGTCCATCCGGACCTGGGAGGAGAGCGAGGATCCGCATGCGATCGTCGCGGATCTCGTGCGCGCCACGGCCGGGCGAGGAGCCGTCGGCGTGCCATCGGGCGGCCGGATGTCGCTCCCGTCGCCCATCGTGGCGGTCACGGACACGCTCTGGGCGAGCCACGTGCTCCGCCTCCAGGCGATGCTGCCAGGCTCGCGCTTCGTTCGCGGATCGACCGTCACGGCCCCCCTTCGGATCGTCAAGGACGCCGACGAGATCGCGCTGCTCCGCCTCGCGGCTCATGCCGCAGACCGGGTCATCGGCGCGATCGCGGCCGGCCGCCTCGTCGGCCGGACAGAGGCGGACGTCGCCCGCGAGGTCCGCGACCGGCTCATGGACGAGGGACACGACACGGCCGAGTTCGCGATCGTCGCCGCGGGCCCCGACTCGGCTTCCCCGCATCACGCGGCCTCGGACCGGCGGATCGACACCGGGGAGCCGCTGGTCCTCGACATCGGCGGGCCACTCGGCGGCTACGGAAGCGACATCACCCGCGTCGTCTGGGTCGCCGGCGGCGACGCCGCGGCGGGCCCGCCGCCGGAGTTCGTCGCGGCATACGACCTGCTCCGTCGAGCCCAGGCGGCCGCCACGGCTGCCGTGCGGCCGGGAGTCGCACCCGAGGCCATCGATGCGGCGGCTCGCTCGATCATCGCGGCCGGCGGTCACGGCCCGGCATTCATCCATCGGACGGGTCACGGCATCGGTCTCGAAGCGCACGAGGACCCGTACATCGTCGCCGGCTCGTCGGAGCCCCTGCGGCCGGGCATGGCCTTCAGCATCGAACCCGGCATCTACTACCCCGGTCGGTGGGGCATGCGGCTCGAAGATATCGTGGTCTGCGGTGAGGAAGGCCCGGACGTGCTCAACGAAGCCGATCGGGCTCTGCGCGTCGTCGACGGACGGTAG
- a CDS encoding CBS domain-containing protein — protein sequence MICPACGFDNIAGEDECDRCGTPLTGSDRLAPHTRFDARLSGLASQAPLMVARDTPMSEALESMRDEAVDALLVVDRGRLVGIFTERDALLKLAGRRLAGLTVGDVMTRDPVVLRRDDTVAVAINKMAVGGFRHIPLVELGRPTGIVTARDVFHRIAEIVG from the coding sequence ATGATCTGTCCCGCCTGCGGCTTCGACAACATCGCCGGCGAGGATGAGTGCGACCGGTGCGGCACACCGCTCACGGGGTCCGACCGCCTCGCACCCCACACCCGGTTCGATGCGCGGCTCTCCGGGCTCGCGTCCCAGGCCCCGCTCATGGTCGCCCGGGATACCCCGATGAGCGAGGCGCTCGAGTCCATGCGGGACGAGGCGGTGGACGCGCTGCTCGTCGTGGACCGCGGCCGGCTCGTCGGCATCTTCACCGAACGCGACGCACTCCTCAAGCTCGCCGGCCGCAGGCTCGCCGGGCTCACCGTCGGCGACGTCATGACCCGTGACCCGGTCGTCCTCCGCAGGGACGACACCGTCGCCGTCGCCATCAACAAGATGGCGGTCGGCGGCTTCCGGCACATCCCCCTCGTCGAGCTCGGCCGCCCGACCGGGATCGTCACCGCGAGGGACGTCTTCCACCGCATCGCCGAGATCGTCGGCTGA
- a CDS encoding 2-oxoacid:ferredoxin oxidoreductase subunit beta, protein MTDRAIATPPTAPTPLEPPALSPANQAVLTQLTRKDFVSDQEVRWCPGCGDYSILAQTQKVMPDFGYPKENIVFISGIGCSGRLPYYMNTYGFHSIHGRAPTLATGLKAARPDLMVWVITGDGDALSIGGNHVLHSMRRNVDIKLVMFNNRIYGLTKGQASPTSELGKRTKSTPDGTIDHPIMPLSVALAAEATFVARSVDTHTEHLQQTLERAGRHRGSAFTEVLQNCNIFNDGAWRSFTDREVRDDRMLVLEHGRPMLFGKDRDRGIRLRGLHPEVVQLGVDGVAEDDILVHDEHAEDPYLAFMLSRMFFPDFPVPVGVIRDVERPTHDELLSAQLAAAVEQRGEGDLEKLLNGGETWTVEPDDRP, encoded by the coding sequence ATGACCGATCGAGCCATCGCCACACCGCCGACCGCGCCGACCCCCCTCGAGCCGCCGGCGCTCAGCCCGGCGAACCAGGCGGTCCTCACCCAGCTCACCCGCAAGGACTTCGTGTCGGACCAGGAGGTCCGCTGGTGCCCCGGCTGCGGCGACTACTCGATCCTCGCCCAGACCCAGAAGGTCATGCCGGACTTCGGGTATCCGAAGGAGAACATCGTCTTCATCAGCGGGATCGGCTGCTCCGGCCGCCTCCCGTACTACATGAACACGTACGGCTTCCATTCGATCCATGGTCGAGCGCCGACGCTTGCGACCGGCCTCAAGGCCGCCCGCCCGGACCTCATGGTCTGGGTCATCACCGGCGACGGCGACGCGCTCTCGATCGGCGGCAATCACGTCCTGCACTCCATGCGCCGCAACGTCGACATCAAGCTCGTCATGTTCAACAACCGGATCTACGGCCTGACCAAAGGCCAGGCGAGCCCCACCTCCGAGCTCGGCAAGCGGACGAAGTCGACGCCGGACGGGACGATCGATCACCCGATCATGCCGCTCTCGGTCGCCCTCGCCGCGGAGGCCACGTTCGTCGCCCGCTCGGTCGATACGCATACCGAGCATCTTCAACAGACGCTCGAGCGGGCCGGCCGGCATCGCGGCTCGGCGTTCACGGAGGTCCTCCAGAACTGCAACATCTTCAACGACGGGGCCTGGCGATCGTTCACCGACCGGGAGGTCCGCGACGATCGGATGCTCGTCCTCGAGCACGGCCGCCCGATGCTCTTCGGCAAGGACCGCGATCGCGGGATCCGGCTCCGCGGCCTCCACCCCGAGGTCGTCCAGCTCGGTGTCGACGGGGTCGCGGAGGACGACATCCTCGTCCACGATGAGCACGCCGAGGACCCCTACCTCGCGTTCATGCTCAGCCGGATGTTCTTCCCGGACTTCCCGGTCCCCGTCGGCGTCATCCGGGACGTCGAACGCCCGACCCACGACGAGCTCCTCAGCGCCCAGCTCGCGGCCGCCGTCGAGCAACGCGGCGAGGGCGATCTCGAGAAGCTCCTCAACGGCGGCGAGACCTGGACGGTCGAACCGGACGACCGACCATGA